The Microterricola viridarii nucleotide sequence GGTCGCAGCGGCATGCGTCGCCACGGAGCGCCTCGACCGCGCGGCTGCCGAGCTGGCGCTCGCCGCGACGGGTGACGGCTCCGCGCCGATCGAGATGTGGCCGTTCGTGGCGGCGCAAGCCGCGCGCTCCGCGCTGACCTTCGGCGACCCGACCGTGATGCTGGCCGAGTTCGACAGGGTCGAGCTCGCGCAGGCCCGGCTGGGCCGGACAGGCTCGAACGGGGCGCTGTTGATGATGGCGCGCACGCGCGCAGACGGCCTCATCGCGACCGGCGCCGCCGGCCGCGCAGTCGAGCTGCTCGAGATGGTGGCGCACCGGGTCTGCGCCGCGAAGCCGGACGCCGTGCCGGAACTGCTCGTCAGCTACGCGCGGGCACACCTCTACGGCGGTCGTGCTGCCCAGGCGGCGCGGCTCGCCTCGACGGCGGTGAACTCGCGGCGCACGACACCGACCGACGGCGTCGAGGCATCCCTGATCCTCGCCGAGGCATTGCTGCGGCAGGGCGAGGAGGCGGCGGCGGTCGAGGCCTTCACGCACGCCCACACGCTGGCGGTGCACCGGAGGCAGTGGCGTGTCTTCCTCGGCATTCCGCGCGAATCACTCGCCCGGCTCTCGGCTGCGAGCGGCGCGACACTGCCTGCGGTCGCCGCCGAGCGCCTCGCCGGGCTCAACCCGCTCTTCCCGGAGTCGGAGCAGATCGCCGAACTGACCGCACGCGAGCTGGTCGTGCTCGACGGGCTCCGGAGCGGCGGGTCGACGGCCGAGGTGGCAGCGGCGCTCTCGGTCTCACCAAACACGGTCAAGAGTCAGATTTCCTCGATCTTCGCCAAGCTCGGTGTGCGCGACCGCGAGCGGGCGCTCAGCGTCGCCGAGCGCCGTGGCCTGCTCCGCCGGCGGCCGTAAGCGCCAGATCCTGTGCGTTCGCCACGGAACAGCCCCGATCCGCGGGGGCGAGGCGTAGCCTGAGCCCATGCGCGCTCAGAGCTCCCGCACACAGAACAGCACGGCATCCCGCACCTTCAGTCGCTGGATCCCCGCGATCGTCGCGCCGATTGTGATCGGCGTCGGCGTCATCCTCGTGCCGCTGCAGGCCAATGCGGCGGTCGACCTGCCGGACAAGACCCCGGCCGAGCTGTTGCAGTTCGCGGCGGAGAGCCCGGCACAGCCGCACTCCGGCACCATCGAGCAGAGCTCCGAGCTTGGGCTGCCAGACCTCTCCGGCCTGACCGGCGCCCTGGGCGGTGCGGGCGCTGACGGTTCGTCGGCACCCGCTGCCGCGTCGTCCGCCGACCTCGAGCAGCTGCTCTCCCTCGCCCTCGGCTCGCACACCGCCCGCGTCTACCTTGACGGGCAGAACGCGCGGCTGCAGGTGCTCGACCCGCTCGCCGAGCGGAACGTCTACCGCAGCGCCGACGGCGTCTGGATCTACGACTCCGCGGAGAAGGCCGCGACCCACATCACCGTCGACGAGGCCGCCGTCGAGGCGCTCAAGGCCGAGCTGCAGACGGGCCACGCGGATGCCGGGGCCAGCGCGGAGCTGCCGACGCCGGAGGCCATGCTCGACCAGGCTCTCGCCCGGCTGGATGAGTCCACCGCCGTCACCGTCGGCACCGACGCCCTCGTCGCCGGCCGCGCCGCCTACGAGCTGGTGCTCACCCCGCGCGAGCGCGGCACCCTCGTCGGCCAGATCTCGGTGGCGATCGACGGCCAGACGGGAACGGCCCTGGCCGCCTCCGTCACCGCGCGCGGCGCAGACACCCCGGCCTTCAGCGTCGCCTTCACCGACGTGACGTTCGCGGCGCCGGACCCGGCTGTGTTCGCCTTCACCCCGCCGGCCGGCACCGCCGTGACCGAGAAGCCGATCCCGGTGCCGACCGCCGCCGAGCTGCAGCAGGCGAAGGCCGAGGCCGGCTCCGGCGCCGCAGACGCCCCAGGCTCCGCCGACTCCGCCGCGAAGCCGGTGCTGCACGGCACCGGTTGGACCACCGTGGTGGAGCTGCCGGCCGGGGCGCTGCCGGCCGGGGCGCTGCCGGCCGGGGCGCTCGGCGCACCGGCATCCGGCCCGCTCGACACCATCACGCAACCCGTCGACGGCGGCCGCGTGCTCACAACCTCGCTCGTGACCGTGCTGTTCACCTCCGACGGGCGGGTGTTCGCCGGCGCCGTGGACGTCGCAACGCTGCAGGCCGCCGCGAGCGCGCCGGCTGCTTCGAGCGGGCGCTGACGGGCGCCGGGAGTGACGGGCTTCGCGATCGAGACAGCGGGGCTGTCCAAGCGCTTCCGCGCGCAGATGGCCGTTGACGGCATCGACCTCGCCGTGCCGAGCGGCTCCGTGTTCGGCTTCCTCGGCCCCAACGGCTCGGGCAAGACCACGACGATCCGGATGCTGCTCGGGCTGGTCGCGGCCAGCAGCGGCACCGCGCGCGTGCTCGGCACCGACATGCCCCGCGGCGTCGGCAGCGTGCTGCCTCGGGTCGGCGCGCTGGTTGAGGGGCCGGCGTTCCTGCCCTTCCTCTCCGGCGAGGCCAACCTGCGCCGCTTCGACGCGGCCGACCGCAGCGCCGGCGGCCGCAGCCGCTCGGCCCGGGTGGCCGACGCCCTCGACCGGGTCGGCCTCTCGCACGCGGCGGACAAGAAGGTGCACGCCTACTCGCTCGGCATGAAGCAACGCCTCGGGCTGGCCAACGCCCTGCTCATGCCGCGCGAGCTGCTCGTGCTTGACGAGCCGACCAACGGCCTCGACCCGCAGGGCACCCGGGAGGTGCGCAACCTGATCCGCTCGCTCGCCGGCGACGGCACGACTGTGTTCGTCTCCAGCCACCTGCTGGCCGAGGTCGAGCAGATCTGCACGCACGTCGGCGTGATGCGCGCCGGGCGGCTCGTGACACAGGGCACCCTCGACGACTTCCGCAGCACGGGCGCGGTCAGCGTGCGGCTGCAGACCCCGGACGTCGCGGATGCCCGCGCGGTGCTCGCCCGGCTCGGCCTGACCGTGGACGCGCCGGCCGGCACACCGGCGCCGGCCGCTGTCCCGGCCGACGCCACCCGCCTGGTGACGGCCCGGCTCGACGCAACGCCTCCGGAGGCCGTCGTCGCCGCCCTCGTCGCCGCCGGGGTGCGGGTGCGCGGCTTCGAGGCCGCACACACCAGCCTGGAGCAGCGTTTCGTCGAGCTGACGGGGGAGGGCTTCGACGTTGTCCAGTGAGCCGCAGTCCGCGCCAGACCCGCAACCCGATGCGGGGCGCCGACCGGCATCCGCCCCGAACGCCGACCCCAGCACCCAGTTGCCGATTTTCGGGGGTGTGGGCGACGCGACACCCCCGAAAAACGGCAACCGGGGAGCGGGACACGGCGGCGTGCGCGCCGAGCGCCGGGGCAGCACCGCTGCGCTGTTCGGCTCGGAGCTGCTCACGCTGTTCCGGCGGCGCCGGACCGTCGCTCTGCTCGCCGCGCTGGCACTCATCCCGGTGCTGATCGGCGTCGCGATCCGGCTGGCCGGCGACGCCGGGAGCGGCCGCGGGCCGGCCTTCCTCGACCAGATCACCAACAACGGGCTGTTCGTCGGGGTGACGGCGATCATCGTCGCGATCCCGCTGTTCCTGCCGCTGACGATCGGCGTCGTCGCCGGCGACACGATCGCCGGGGAGGCCAGCCACGGCACCCTGCGCTACCTGCTCATCGCGCCGGCCGGGCGGCTCCGGCTGCTCGCGGTGAAGTACCTGAGCGCCGGCGTTTTCTGCCTCGCCGCCAGCTTGACGGTCGTCGTCGTCGGCACGCTCGTCGGCTGGGCGCTGTTCCCGATCGGCCCGGTCACGCTGCTCTCCGGCAGCACGGTGAGTGTCGGCGAGGGGCTGCTGCGCCTGCTCGGCATCGCGGCCTACGTCTGCGTCTCGCTGCTCGGCCTCTCGGCGATCGGCCTGTTCCTCTCCACCCTGACCACCGTGCCGGTCGGCGCCATGGCGGCGACCGCGATCCTCGCCGTCGTCGCGCAGATCATCGGGGCGCTGCCGCAGCTGGACTGGCTGCACCCGTGGCTGTTCAGCGAGCACTGGCTGGGCTTCGCCGACCTGCTCCGCGACCCGGTGCAGTGGGCGTCCTTCGCCGACAACGCGTTGCTGCAGGCCGGCTACATCCTTGTCTTCGGGGCGCTCGCCTGCGGACGCTTCCTCACCAAGGACATCCTCTCCTAGCCCCCGCACGCCCCCGCGGCCCCGCACACCCCGTCGAGACTGCGCGACTTGTAGTTGGAGGCCGCTAAAACTACAAGTCGCGCAGTCTCGACGGGTACGGGTATGGGTGGGGTGGGATGGGGTGGAGTGCGGGTGCGGGTGCGGCTAGGGGCGCGAGCGCGCGGCCAGCGCGAGGGCGTCCGCGGCGATCGCGGCCGTCTCCTCGACGGTGTGGAACCAGAGCGGGCGGGCGAGGGTGCGGATGCCGGCCAGCGGCCCGCCTGCCGCCGACTCCGCCGCCGCGGCATCCGTGCTGTCGACGAGCCAGCCATCGAGCAAGCCAGCGCCGGGCAGGTCAGCGCCGAGCAAGCCAGCGCCGGGCAGGCCAGCGCCGAGCAGGCCAGCGCTGGGCAGGCCGCGTGCGCCGTAGTGGGCGCCGACTGCGACCGCGCTCGTCTCCACGCCGATCGCGCTCAGGCAGGCGTCTGCCATGCCACGCACGACGGCGCCGCCGATGATCGGCGAGATTCCGACGACGGGCGCCGCGGTCTGCCGCACCGCGTCGGCGATGCCGGGGATGCCGAGGATCGTGCCGATCGAGACGACCGGGTTCGACGGCGCGAACAGCACCACGTCGGCCTCCGCGATCGCCTCGAGCACGCCGGGGGCCGGGCGGGCCCGCTCGACGTTGTTCTGGGTGAAGGCGAGCGCGGGCAGGGCGGCCCGGTGCCGCACCCACCACTCCTCGAAGTGCAGCTGCCGGGTGCCGCCGGCCTCGTCGGCGACGGTCACGAGCGTCTCCGCCTCGTCGTCGGTGGCCGGCAGCAGGGTGACACCGGGGTTCCAGCGGGCGCACAGCCGGGCGGTCGCCTCGCTGAGCGGCAGGCCGTCGCGCAGCCAGGAGCTGCGCGCGATGTGGGTGCCGAGGTCGAGGTCGCCGAGCGTGAACCACGGCCAGCCGACGCCGTAGGCGGTCAGCTCGGCGCTGACCCGCTCGCTCTCGCCACGCCGGCCCCAGCCGCGCTCCTCGTCGTTCGCGCCGCCGAGGGCGTACATGATCGAGTCCAAGTCGGGGCAGACGCGCAGACCGGCCAGCCAGAGGTCGTCGCCGGTGTTGGCGATCACGGTGACGGATGCCGCGGTGCCGCTGCCCGGCATGCCCTCCTCCGGGCTGCCCGCGGCCGCCGGCCACTCGGCGCGCAGCCCGTGCAGCAGGCCGCGCACGAAGCGGGATCCGCCCACGCCGCCGGCGAGCACGGCGATGCCGGGCGCGGCGCTCATGCGCTCACCCGCGAGGCCGTCGCGGCAGCGGAATCCGTCCCGGCAGCGGCATCCGCCCCGGCATCGTCCGCGGGGAGCGCCGAGAACGCCAGCAGCGCCCGCCCCGTCGTCGGATGCCGCAACACCTCGGCGTGCACGCCGTAGACCTCGCGGATCAGCTCACTCGTCAACACGCTCGCGGGGGCGCCGGCGGCCACGACCCGGCCGGCCGCGAGCACGATCACGTGGTCGGCGAAGGCGGCGGCCAGGTTCAGGTCGTGCAGGGCGGCGACGGCGGTGAGGCCGCGCTCGGTCAGCCGGGAGACCAGGGCGAGGGTGTCGAGCTGCGCCCGGATGTCGAGGTGGTTCGTTGGCTCGTCCAGCAGCAGCAGGCGCGGCTCCTGGGCGAGCGCGCGGGCGAGGTTGACCCGCTGCCGCTCGCCGCCGGAGAGGGTGCGGTAGAGCCGGTCGGCGAGCGCGGCCGCGCCGGTGTCGGCGAGGCAGCGCGCCGCGATGGCGTGGTCGTCGGCGCCCGGCCCGGCGAACAGGCTGCGGTGCGGGGTGCGCCCGAGCAGCACGGCATCCGTCACCGAGAGCTCCAGCTGGCTGTCGGCGTGCTGCTCGGCCAGGGCGACGACGCGGGCGCGGGCGCGCCGGGTCGCGGTGTCCAGCCGGGTTCCGCCGTGGCTGACGGTGCCGCCGTCGCCGTTCAGCACACCGGCGATGAGGTGCAGCAGGGTGCTCTTGCCGGCGCCGTTCGGCCCGATGATCGCGCCGAGGCGGCCCTGCGGGATGGTGCAGTCCACCCCGTCGATGACGAGGGCGCCGGCGCGGGTGAAGTGCAGGCGCGAGGTCTCCAGGCCGGGAGGCGCGGCATCCGGGGCCAGGCCCGCGGCGGCGGCGGGCGCGCGGCGTGCGGCGGTGACGGTCATCCGACCCTCCGGTTTCTGAGCATGATCAGGGCGAAGACGGGGCCGCCGACGATGGCGGTCAGGATTCCGACCGGCAGCTCGCGCGGGTCGAACAGGGTGCGCGCGCCGGTGTCCATCCAGACCAGGAAGATCGCGCCGGCCAGGGCGGAGAGCGGCAGCAGGGCGCGGTGGCCGGGGCCCGCCCCGCCGCGGGAGACGAGCAGCCGCACGGCGTGCGGCAGCACGAGGCCGACGAATCCGATCGCACCGCTCACCGCGACGAGGGCACCGGTGAGCAGGGCGGTCGCGCCGAGCAGCAGCCAGCGCACCCGGGTGACCGGGATGCCGAGCGCCGAGGCGGCGGTGTCGCCGAAGGCGAAGGCGTCGAGCACGGTGCCGCTGAACAGCAGTGGCAGTCCGATCACGAGCAGGGCGGCCCCGGCGATCACGACGGCCGGCCAGCGGGCGCCGGCCAGCGAGCCGAGCAGCCAATTCAGGATCTCCCGGTAGCTGTCGCCGGTCGCGCTCCAGAAGATCACCAGGCTGGTCAGCGCGCCGAAGATCGCCGAGACGGCGAGGCCGCCGAGGATGGTGCGGCTCGGGCTGAGCCCTCCGCCGCCCCCGGCGAGCAGCAGGGTGGCGCCCAGGGCGAGCAGCGCCCCGAGGAACGCCGCGACGGGCAGCGCGATGGCGGCGCCCAACACGATCACGCTGACGGCGCCGAGCGAGGCGCCGGAGCTGAGGCCGAGTAGGTACGGGTCGGCGAGCGGGTTGCGCATGAGCGCCTGCATCACCGTGCCGCAGAGGGCCAGGCCCGCGCCGACGGCCGCTGCCGTGAGGACCCGGGGCAGGCGCAGCTCCCAGACGATGCCATCGCGGAGCGGCGAGAGCGGCTCGAGCCCGAACAGGCCGCCGAGGCCGAGGTGGTGCAGCACGCTGGCGAGCACCTCGGACGGGCTGAGGTCGGCCGGGCCGATCGCGATGGCCAGCAGCACGGATGCCGCCAGCGCCAGCCCGAGCACGGCAGCCACGACCCCGGTGCGCCCGCGCCCGCGTCCCCGCGCCACCGCGCCGAGACTGCGCGACTTGTCGTTCGGGGCGCCCGGAACGACAAGTCGCGCAGTCTCGGCGGGCGGTGCGGCGGGGGAGGGGCTAACCATCGAGGGCTGCCAGCTGGGTGTTCAGCGAGGCGACGGCCTCGACGTTGCGCACGCCGGCCTCGCCGGCGGGGAACGGCACGGTGAGGTAGCGGCCTGCCTGCACGGCGCTCAGCTCGGCGGTCGCGGGGTTCGACTCGAGCAGCGCGATCTTGCTCTCCGCGGTGTTCCAAGCGGCGTCCACGAGCACGATCACGTCGGGGTCCGCGGCCACGATCGCCTCCCAGCCGAGCGGCGCCCAGCTGTCCTGCACGGAGGCGGCCACGTTCTCCAGCTCGAGCGCGTCGAGGATCATCTGCGGGGCGCCGATGCCGGCTCCCACATAGGGGGTGTCGTTGCCCGAGCTGTACCAGAGCGCGGTGCGGCCGGCACCGGCCGGCTGCACCGCGGCCAGCTCGGCCTGCTGTCCGGCGATGAGGGTCGCGGCGGCATCCTGCACGTCGAAGATCTCGCCGAGCTGCTCGATGTCGGCGAACACCGCGTCGAAGGTGAGCGGGTTCGGGCGGTACGCCTCGGCCTTGCACGCGGCGGACGAAACGAGGCTGTTCACGCCGAGGGCGGCGAGGGTCGCCCGGTCGCCCGCGCCCTCCGCACTCAGGTTCGACTCCCAGCCGGCGTAGACCAGGTCCGGCTCGAGCTCGAGCGTCGCCTCCTGGCCGGGCAGCTTGTCGCTGAGCACCGGCAGCGCCTCGGCCTCGGCCTGCCAAGTCGCGGCGGCCGGCCCGTCGCCGAACGCCGTGCCGACGATCCGCTCGCCGAGCCCGAGTGCCAGCAGCGCCTCGGTCGAGGTGGACTTGATCGTGATGACGCGCTCGGGCGCCGCCTCGAAGGTCACCTCGGTGCCGCAGTTGTCGATCGTGAGCGGGTAGTCGGTGCCGCTCTGCTCGAGGGTCGGCGGCAGCGAGACGACACCGCCGGGCGGCGCGGATGCCGGCGCGGCACAGCCGGCGAGGAGGGCGAGCGATGCGGCGGCGACGCCGATGG carries:
- a CDS encoding LolA family protein, with the protein product MRAQSSRTQNSTASRTFSRWIPAIVAPIVIGVGVILVPLQANAAVDLPDKTPAELLQFAAESPAQPHSGTIEQSSELGLPDLSGLTGALGGAGADGSSAPAAASSADLEQLLSLALGSHTARVYLDGQNARLQVLDPLAERNVYRSADGVWIYDSAEKAATHITVDEAAVEALKAELQTGHADAGASAELPTPEAMLDQALARLDESTAVTVGTDALVAGRAAYELVLTPRERGTLVGQISVAIDGQTGTALAASVTARGADTPAFSVAFTDVTFAAPDPAVFAFTPPAGTAVTEKPIPVPTAAELQQAKAEAGSGAADAPGSADSAAKPVLHGTGWTTVVELPAGALPAGALPAGALGAPASGPLDTITQPVDGGRVLTTSLVTVLFTSDGRVFAGAVDVATLQAAASAPAASSGR
- a CDS encoding ABC transporter ATP-binding protein, translating into MAVDGIDLAVPSGSVFGFLGPNGSGKTTTIRMLLGLVAASSGTARVLGTDMPRGVGSVLPRVGALVEGPAFLPFLSGEANLRRFDAADRSAGGRSRSARVADALDRVGLSHAADKKVHAYSLGMKQRLGLANALLMPRELLVLDEPTNGLDPQGTREVRNLIRSLAGDGTTVFVSSHLLAEVEQICTHVGVMRAGRLVTQGTLDDFRSTGAVSVRLQTPDVADARAVLARLGLTVDAPAGTPAPAAVPADATRLVTARLDATPPEAVVAALVAAGVRVRGFEAAHTSLEQRFVELTGEGFDVVQ
- a CDS encoding ABC transporter permease, translating into MRAERRGSTAALFGSELLTLFRRRRTVALLAALALIPVLIGVAIRLAGDAGSGRGPAFLDQITNNGLFVGVTAIIVAIPLFLPLTIGVVAGDTIAGEASHGTLRYLLIAPAGRLRLLAVKYLSAGVFCLAASLTVVVVGTLVGWALFPIGPVTLLSGSTVSVGEGLLRLLGIAAYVCVSLLGLSAIGLFLSTLTTVPVGAMAATAILAVVAQIIGALPQLDWLHPWLFSEHWLGFADLLRDPVQWASFADNALLQAGYILVFGALACGRFLTKDILS
- the cofD gene encoding 2-phospho-L-lactate transferase is translated as MSAAPGIAVLAGGVGGSRFVRGLLHGLRAEWPAAAGSPEEGMPGSGTAASVTVIANTGDDLWLAGLRVCPDLDSIMYALGGANDEERGWGRRGESERVSAELTAYGVGWPWFTLGDLDLGTHIARSSWLRDGLPLSEATARLCARWNPGVTLLPATDDEAETLVTVADEAGGTRQLHFEEWWVRHRAALPALAFTQNNVERARPAPGVLEAIAEADVVLFAPSNPVVSIGTILGIPGIADAVRQTAAPVVGISPIIGGAVVRGMADACLSAIGVETSAVAVGAHYGARGLPSAGLLGAGLPGAGLLGADLPGAGLLDGWLVDSTDAAAAESAAGGPLAGIRTLARPLWFHTVEETAAIAADALALAARSRP
- a CDS encoding ABC transporter ATP-binding protein; its protein translation is MTVTAARRAPAAAAGLAPDAAPPGLETSRLHFTRAGALVIDGVDCTIPQGRLGAIIGPNGAGKSTLLHLIAGVLNGDGGTVSHGGTRLDTATRRARARVVALAEQHADSQLELSVTDAVLLGRTPHRSLFAGPGADDHAIAARCLADTGAAALADRLYRTLSGGERQRVNLARALAQEPRLLLLDEPTNHLDIRAQLDTLALVSRLTERGLTAVAALHDLNLAAAFADHVIVLAAGRVVAAGAPASVLTSELIREVYGVHAEVLRHPTTGRALLAFSALPADDAGADAAAGTDSAAATASRVSA
- a CDS encoding putative F420-0 ABC transporter permease subunit, which translates into the protein MVSPSPAAPPAETARLVVPGAPNDKSRSLGAVARGRGRGRTGVVAAVLGLALAASVLLAIAIGPADLSPSEVLASVLHHLGLGGLFGLEPLSPLRDGIVWELRLPRVLTAAAVGAGLALCGTVMQALMRNPLADPYLLGLSSGASLGAVSVIVLGAAIALPVAAFLGALLALGATLLLAGGGGGLSPSRTILGGLAVSAIFGALTSLVIFWSATGDSYREILNWLLGSLAGARWPAVVIAGAALLVIGLPLLFSGTVLDAFAFGDTAASALGIPVTRVRWLLLGATALLTGALVAVSGAIGFVGLVLPHAVRLLVSRGGAGPGHRALLPLSALAGAIFLVWMDTGARTLFDPRELPVGILTAIVGGPVFALIMLRNRRVG
- a CDS encoding putative F420-0 ABC transporter substrate-binding protein — encoded protein: MFTLNPARRTARRPLAIGVAAASLALLAGCAAPASAPPGGVVSLPPTLEQSGTDYPLTIDNCGTEVTFEAAPERVITIKSTSTEALLALGLGERIVGTAFGDGPAAATWQAEAEALPVLSDKLPGQEATLELEPDLVYAGWESNLSAEGAGDRATLAALGVNSLVSSAACKAEAYRPNPLTFDAVFADIEQLGEIFDVQDAAATLIAGQQAELAAVQPAGAGRTALWYSSGNDTPYVGAGIGAPQMILDALELENVAASVQDSWAPLGWEAIVAADPDVIVLVDAAWNTAESKIALLESNPATAELSAVQAGRYLTVPFPAGEAGVRNVEAVASLNTQLAALDG